CAACGGCGATGACCACTTTGCCGTCGTCTTTTCGCAGCGGAACGCAGGTATGGCGCCGCGCGAAAGGGCGCGTCATGGTTTCGGCGATTAGGTCGGCGTTGAGCTTGAGCGGGTCCGGTTTGACCCAGGGAACGTTCGCGTCTTCGGCGATGAGCGTCATTACGAGGTCTTCGTCCAAGACCTTGCCATCAGCCGTCACAAACTCGTAGGAGGTCAGAATCTCAACCGGGCTGACCTCAAACTGGCTCGAACGGCGATTTTGAACGCCTGCTCGCTCCTTGAGGAGCGTGGCGCGCACGGCGGCTTCCGTATGGCGTATCTGCTTGATTTGCTCGGCATTCAACATGCCGCGTTTCTCAAGAAGCCCAAGCAAATATGTCACTGAAAAGTCGATCACGGCGCACTCTTTGGTCTGTCAACGAGGGCTCTGTCCTCGTTGGAAGGACGTACTATATTCTCTAACCTAACAAACCAAGTACGCAATTTCTTAAGAGAGACGGACCAGCCTATTTCCTCAAAATGACTTCCATCGGAGACTTCTGAGGAAGCCAGTGATCCATACGTTCTGTAGGGCCACTCAACCCCAGGACGATCAGTACAACAACCGCAATCACCACCACCACGAACACCAACCAACCTGGCACAATGCCGGTTTGGGCTCGAGCTACCAACTCAGAGAATGACTGAGCATAGCCTGGGTGCACGTAGAGCTTGAGGAACCACGCCGCCGTCACCATGAACGAAATAAACCCGTAGTTTCTGCGAATCCGATATCCGATGGCGTCTTTCATGGAAATCAAAGGCAATGTCGAGCCCAGATCATGCGCCAACCGGGCCAATTCCGCCTCCACCTCGTCTTCATCCCATGGATGTTTTGGGTCGAGCTGCGGGGCAACCATCCAATGGTTCATGCGCCGAATCCGGTCGCGCCAGAGGTCGTAGACCTGATAGCGACGCGACTCCATCACCAAGAAGAACACGTTGAACGCGAATGCCACCAAGAGCATGTAGTGTGGGTGGTTGTCCGTCGCGAAGGCGAAAGAGGTTAGGCCGGCCGTTGTGACGACAGACCAATTTGTGGTCGCATCCAGGCGCTTTCGCCACACGTCAGCGTGCATGACCGTAGCGCGATAGAAGTGGACGAGTGTGTTATTTGGCTGTTCCATGAGATTCACGATCCCAAGAAATGAAAAAAGGGTCTCGAACTTCGAGACCCTTCGTTCCTAGCACTTAAACCCGATTACTGCACGATAATCGTTGCGGTCATTGGGTTCGAGACAAGTCGGTTGGTCACAGCGAACTCACCAGAGGTGGTGAAGGTGTAGCTGAACGACTGGCCTGGCTCGACGATTTCGTCGAGGTTAAGAGCTGCGATGTTGACGTTGTGGTTCTCAGGATCTTTGTTGTTGAACACAACGGTGGTTCCTGCAGGAATCGTCAGAGTATTTGGGTTGAACTTGTAGCCAAACATGTTGACGGTCTTGGACTCAGGAGCTGCCTGAGTTTGTTGATCGTCTGGAGCTGGGTCACTACCGCCACAAGCGACAGAGAAAGTAGCAGCTACAAGAATAAGTCCGAGAGCAAGGTTCTTCATCATGGATATTCTCCTCAGAAAAGTTGATGAACATAGGTAAACGACAGGGCGCAACATATAACAGATAACGCACTTGTCAACGCGCATCGCTAAGCCGACCTTTTAAAGTGCGAGCCCGATTCGATCTCCCGAAAGCCGATCGCCTCCACAACATGGCTGTTTTCAATCACCGATTTGCCGTCTAAATCGGCGATCGTGCGAGCTAATCGCAAGAGTCGGTCGTGCCCTCGCGCCGAAAGATTGAAGGCGTTGACAGCTCTCTCAAGTGTACGCTGCGTCTTGGAGTCCAGCGCACAAGCTTTGCGCAATTCGTCCCCGACAAGCCGGGCATTGACCACTCCAGAGCGTTCAATTTGAATCTCATGCGCACGGACCACTCGGTCTCGAATCTCTTCTGACGACTCACCTCGTTGGCCTTTCTTATGAAGTTCTTCGAAAGATACCGCAGGGATATGCACGTGCATGTCGATCCGGTCGAGCAATGGCCCAGAGAGGCGCGCCCGATAGGTCCGTACGGTCTCGGCAGAACAGGTACAGCGTCGATTGTCGAAATCCGCATAACCACAAGGGCAGGGGTTCATCGCCGCGGCGAGTAGGATCTTTGCGGGATATTCCACGCTCGAAGTACTGCGCCTAAGTGCGACGAAACCGTCCTCGAGTGGCTGGCGTAAAGACTCAAGTACTCGGCGCTTGAACTCGGGCAGTTCATCTAAGAAGAGCACACCGTGATTCGCCAAAGAGAGCTCGCCTGGGCGCGGAATACCTAGTCCTCCGCCCACGAGTCCCGCGTCGCTGATCGTGTGATGTGGCGCCCGAAACGGCCTTTGTTGGCGCAATCCCCCAGACGAGTGGAGCCCCGCCACGCTGAAGATCTTGGTGGTCTCAATGGCCTCGTCAAAGCCCAGCGGCGGTAGGATAGTAGGTAGGCGTCGCGCAAGCATCGACTTCCCCGAGCCCGGAGGGCCGATCAAGAGGATGTTGTGCATACCCGCTGCCGCGACTTCCGCCGCACGTTTGCCACTCTCCTGACCCGCGATATCCGCCATGTCCACCGCATTTTGCAGCGCGATGCATTCGAAGCTCGATTGGGCCGCATCGATCGGAGCGGTTCCGTCGAGATGCCGCACAATTTGAGTCAGCCCCCGCACACCGATCACGTTGATGCCCTCAACCACCGCGGCCTCGGCGGCATTGGCTTCCGGCACGATTAGCGTTTTGAAGCCTGCTTCTCGCGCAAGAGTCGCCAGCGCAATCGTACCCCGGATTTTTCGAACCTCGCCGTCAAGCGACAATTCGCCAGCCGCCAAGACGCCTTCGAGGCTCTTGTTCTCGATATATCCCTGGGCCGCGAGCAGTCCAAGGGCGATCGGCAAATCAAACGCAGCTCCGTCCTTTCGAAGGTCCGCCGGCGCCAAGTTCACTGTGACTTTATCGTAGGGGAAGACATACCCCGAGTTTTGAATCGCCGCCGGAACCCTCAGTCGACTCTCGCGAACCGCCACATCCGGCAGTCCGGTGAGCTGAAAGACCGAGAGCCCGTCGCTCAAATCGACCTCTACCTCCACCCGAAGGGCGTCTATTCCGTGAATGCTTCCTGTATGTACCTTTACCAACATGGGAATCTCCTATTTCTGACCGAACTCGCTCACGCGATCCGGAAAAGAGTTGAAAAAATGAGCAGAGCGTTTTGCTCCCTCCTCATTGTTTTCGGACGATTTCACCAAGTGTTGAGGAATTTTTTCATTTTTTTCGAAATTGATTCAGCGATTCGGATGAGAGTGAATCGAAGGCTGTGCTAAGATCGCCCAATGGATTTGACCTATAAAATCGTCAGAAGGCTCTTGAGAGACCGAGAAGTGGACTTCTCGCGAAACAAGAATTTTGAGGCCTATGAAGACGAAAAGGTCAAACGCGCACTGAGGATTGCTCGCCATCTTCAGAGCATCGAGACTGACATCCTCTCAAGTGAGAACAATGTTCGGCTCGACGCACTCGCGAAGGAAGACGGGCGAGTGGTGGTCAAGTTGTCCTACGCATCTGGCAATGGCCGCAGAATCTCGTATCTCAGCGAAGGTGAGTGGCTACTGCTCCTTGAGAGCTCCAAAGTCACCGAGACTCTAAAACGGCTACTTGACGAAGCAGAGCCGGACACGCAAAAACGTATCCCTACACAAAGCAAGGAAGACGAATGAGATTATTGTTGCTCCTGATGATTTTGGTGTTTTCAAGCGCATGTGGACCCGCACAGCGCCTGCCTGAGGCACAGCCCTTGCCGGAAGGTGCCTCTTTTGGCGGCGTTTGGTTCTCGCCACAATTTGAACATATGTACCTTCGGCAAACCGGTGATGAAGTCCGTGGGATCTACGCCTACAAGACCGGCGGCACCATGGAGGGCACCGTCAATGGCAATCTAATGACCTTCAAGTGGATCGATCCAGGCGACAAAACCACAGCAACTCGTAGCGTTAACGGTCTCGGCTATCTTCAAATGGTTCGAGAAGACGGAATCCTCAAACTCAAAGGCGAGTGGGGGTATAACGACTCGAGAATGGGCGGCGGCCCGTGGGAAGCTGAGTGGGTTCGCCCCATGGAAAGCGACGATCCACGCAACCTCGAAGAGCTAAATCAGGACTGAACCCCATGAAAATTTACCACCAATTGGCGCTGGTGTTGGCCGTAGGCCTCATCGGTTGCGGAGCGACTCCTGTGCGCGAGAGCACCGCTACCACGACTCCCGACACGCGAAATGCCATCGTTGCGGCGCTCAAAGCCGAACTCGACCGCTCCATGGATATGCGATTCAGGGATTACGAGCCGCCGTATTTCATCGCGTACGGACTCAATGATGAGACTACGACGACGATCGCCGCGCGATTTGGATCGGTCTTCATGAACGATGTGGACCGCGAGCGTGCGGCCTACGTGGAGGTTCGCGTTGGCGACTACACCTTCGATAACTTTGCCAATATCGAAGGCGAATCGTTTCGACTGGCCGATTATGCGCCGGCACGCCGAGCTCCACTGAACACGGACGCGGAAGCGCTCCGCGGCGTCTTTTGGCTCCTGACAGATGACGTGTACAAGAAGGCG
This Microvenator marinus DNA region includes the following protein-coding sequences:
- a CDS encoding DUF2270 domain-containing protein — translated: MEQPNNTLVHFYRATVMHADVWRKRLDATTNWSVVTTAGLTSFAFATDNHPHYMLLVAFAFNVFFLVMESRRYQVYDLWRDRIRRMNHWMVAPQLDPKHPWDEDEVEAELARLAHDLGSTLPLISMKDAIGYRIRRNYGFISFMVTAAWFLKLYVHPGYAQSFSELVARAQTGIVPGWLVFVVVVIAVVVLIVLGLSGPTERMDHWLPQKSPMEVILRK
- a CDS encoding cupredoxin domain-containing protein yields the protein MMKNLALGLILVAATFSVACGGSDPAPDDQQTQAAPESKTVNMFGYKFNPNTLTIPAGTTVVFNNKDPENHNVNIAALNLDEIVEPGQSFSYTFTTSGEFAVTNRLVSNPMTATIIVQ
- a CDS encoding YifB family Mg chelatase-like AAA ATPase gives rise to the protein MLVKVHTGSIHGIDALRVEVEVDLSDGLSVFQLTGLPDVAVRESRLRVPAAIQNSGYVFPYDKVTVNLAPADLRKDGAAFDLPIALGLLAAQGYIENKSLEGVLAAGELSLDGEVRKIRGTIALATLAREAGFKTLIVPEANAAEAAVVEGINVIGVRGLTQIVRHLDGTAPIDAAQSSFECIALQNAVDMADIAGQESGKRAAEVAAAGMHNILLIGPPGSGKSMLARRLPTILPPLGFDEAIETTKIFSVAGLHSSGGLRQQRPFRAPHHTISDAGLVGGGLGIPRPGELSLANHGVLFLDELPEFKRRVLESLRQPLEDGFVALRRSTSSVEYPAKILLAAAMNPCPCGYADFDNRRCTCSAETVRTYRARLSGPLLDRIDMHVHIPAVSFEELHKKGQRGESSEEIRDRVVRAHEIQIERSGVVNARLVGDELRKACALDSKTQRTLERAVNAFNLSARGHDRLLRLARTIADLDGKSVIENSHVVEAIGFREIESGSHFKRSA